The DNA region TTTGGGACGGAACACCAAAAACAGCTTTCACAAGAGGTAAAGATTATGTAGATTTTGCACCAGATAGAATTGCTTGTCAAGACGCAACAGCACAAATGGCATTATTGCAATTTATGCAAGCAGGAAAAGATAAAGTTGCAGTGCCAACTACGGTGCATTGTGATCACTTAATTCAAGCTAAAGATGGTGCTGAAAAAGATTTAAAGCATGCAAACAATGTTAGTAAAGAGGTTTTTGAATTTTTAGAATCAGTTTCTAACAAATACGGTATTGGCTTCTGGAAACCAGGAGCGGGTATAATTCACCAAGTGGTATTAGAGAATTATGCGTTTCCTGGAGGAATGATGATTGGTACAGATTCTCATACCGTTAACGCTGGTGGATTAGGTATGGTAGCTATTGGTGTTGGTGGCGCAGATGCAGTAGATGTAATGGCTGGAATGGCTTGGGAACTTAAATTTCCTAAGTTAATAGGTGTTAAGTTAACAGGTAAATTGTCTGGTTGGACAGCACCAAAAGACGTTATTTTAAAAGTTGCTGAAATATTAACAGTAAAAGGTGGTACTGGCGCAATTGTAGAGTATTTTGGTCCTGGCGCAACATCTATGTCTTGTACAGGAAAAGGAACCATTTGTAATATGGGAGCAGAAATAGGAGCAACTACTTCTACTTTTGGTTATGACGATTCTATGGAGCGTTATTTACGTGCAACAGATAGATCTGATGTAGCAGACGCTGCAAATAAAGTTCGTGAATACTTAACAGCAGATCCTGAAGTATATGCTAATCCAGAACAATATTTTGATCAAGTAATTGAAATTAATTTATCTGAATTAAATCCATTATTAAACGGACCATTTACTCCAGATTTATCAACTCCAGCTGGTAAAGAAATGACTAAAAAAGCCACAGATAACGATTGGCCTTTACAAGTAGAATGGGGATTAATTGGTTCTTGTACAAATTCGTCTTACGAAGATTTATCAAGAGCGTCATCTATTGCGCAACAAGCATTAGATAAAAAGCTAAAAACTAAAGCAGAATTTGGTATCAATCCTGGTTCTGAGCAAGTAAGATATACTACAGAAAGAGATGGTATTTTAGAAATCTTTGAAAAATTAGATGCTACAATATTTACTAACGCTTGTGGACCTTGTATTGGTCAATGGGCTAGATATAGCGATCCTAAAAATGCACCAAAAAACAGTATAGTTCATTCGTTTAATAGAAACTTTGCTAAGCGTGCAGATGGTAACCCAAATACACATGCTTTTGTGGCGTCTCCAGAATTAACAGCAGCTATAGCAATTGCTGGTCGTTTGGATTTTAATCCAATGACAGATAAATTAATTAATGAAGATGGAGAAGAAGTGATGTTAGACGAACCAACTGGATGGGAATTACCACCAAAAGGTTTTGAAGTTAAAGAAAACGGTTATTTAGAACCAAGAGAAGATGGTAGTAGCGTTGTTGTTAAAGTTACCGAAGATTCTGAAAGATTACAATTATTAACACCATTTACACCAATAGGTGATTCAATAACAGGTGCTAAATTATTAATTAAAGCTTTTGGAAAATGTACCACAGACCATATTAGTATGGCTGGACCTTGGTTACGTTTTAGAGGTCACTTAGATAATATTTCTAACAACTGTTTAATTGGAGCAGTAAATGCTTACAATAAGAAAACTAACTTTGTTAAAAACCAATTAACTGGTGAATATGGTGGCGTACCAGATACACAACGCGAATACAAGAAAGAAGGTGTTTGGACGGTTGTAGTTGGTGATCATAATTACGGTGAAGGTTCTTCACGTGAGCATGCTGCGATGGAGCCAAGACACTTAGGTGTAGCTGCTGTAATTGTAAAATCTTTTGCACGTATACACGAAACAAACCTTAAAAAGCAAGGTATGTTAGGTTTAACGTTTGATAATGAAGCCGATTACGATCTAATACAAGAAGATGATACATTTAACTTCTTAGATTTAAATGAATTTGCACCTAATAAACCACTTCATATTGAAGTCGTACATTCAGACGGAAGTAAAGACACTATTAAAGTAAATCATACGTATAACGAAGCTCAAATAGAATGGTATAAAGCAGGTTCTGCTTTAAATTTAATTGCAGCTCAAAACGCATAGTTTATTAAATTAAATAATAAAAACTCCTGAATATTCAGGAGTTTTTTGTTTCATATATTTTAAAATGAAATCTATTAAACCAAAATTATCTTTAAGTAATATTCTGTTTGGGTTGTTTATTGTGTTAATGATAATTCCGCAATCAAGACAGTTTATACAAATTCAATTACAAAAAGGCTTGTCTGTATTTTCTCCTAGTATAGAAGCTGAAGATGAACGAATCCAGTTGAAAACCTTCCAATGGACTTTACAAGATGTTAACGGTAATATTTACGACTTTTCTTTAGCTAAAAACAAAGTAGTATTTATTAATTTTTGGGCAACTTGGTGTCCGCCATGTATTGCAGAAATGTCTGACTTAGATCAACTTTATAACGATTATAAAGATGAAGTTGAATTTTTATTCGTCACCAATGATGATAGTGAAAAAGTGAAAGCATTTTTGACTAAAAATGGTTATAGTTTAGAGGTATATTACCCAATGTCAAATCATCCAGATTTTGAAGTATCAAGTATACCACGCACTTTTTTAATTGATAAAAATGGTAAGATTGTTATTGATAAAACAGGAGTTGCTAATTGGAACGGAGATAAAGTTAGAGCAACTATAGATAAGCTTTTAAACGATTAAAGTGTTTTGAAAAAAGCTTTAATAAATCTGAAACTAAATAGCGACCACATAATTTTAATGTCTTCAAAAAGTGAAGACTCTTCATCTAAAAATTCAAACATGGTTGGTGTACTATTTTTACTGTAAAATTGTTTAAAGATCCATTCGCCTTTTTCATTATTATCTTTTAAAACTTGTAAAAATACTTTGTCGTAAAATTTATACTTGTTTTTAAAAAGTCCGTTTGTGGTTGGTTGATTGGATTTTATGTTTTTAATAATTTTTGCAACTCTTTTTTCTGTGAGTTTAAAAGAATATCCCGTTGAAGGTTTTACCCAACCGCCAGCTGTACCAATTTTAGTGATTTTGGATGTGTTAAACGATTGAAAATCAAAAGTTGTCATTGGTATTTGACCAACTTCAGTTTCAATAATATTATAATTATTAATGTTTAAATATTCTGAAATATATTGCTTTAAATAGTTGTCGTAATGATCATTCTTAACAGTGTTTTCTGTAAAATAAGTGAATTCGACTAACGCTTTATTTTTTGTATGCGGTAATACATACATAAAGGTTGTTTGATTATTATCTTTTAAACGATAATCCATCATTGTAAAGCTGTTTTCATTAAAAACATCGCTTTCAGCTTCTATAATCCAACCTTTAAAATGTTGTATTAAAGTTGTGGCTTTTTCATCTTTAAAAAACGCGTCAGGAATTCGACTATCAAAAACATGATTTGTCGTATAGTTGTTTGTTTTGGTAGTGACTTCAACTATATTTTTTTCTTTAACAGAAGTCACGGTTTCTACCAAAAATGTAATGTTGTCTTGCTGATTGAGTTGTGCTTTAGCTTCCGCATAAAAATCTATTGCGCGTATCGATTTATAAGTATAAGGTTTTAGGTTTAAGCTTATTTTTTGGTCTTCTGCGTAGATAGTTGCATGTTGCCAAGATTGGTAAGCTAGATGACTAAAAGTGCTATTGTTTTTTTCCCAAAAACTCCAAGTTTTATCATTTTCAGTTTTAGTAGAAGCGTCTATTAAAGCAATGGATTTGTAATTAAAATAAGAATCTTTGGCAAAAGCTAAGGCTAATTGAAGACCAGCTAAACCATTGCCAACTATGATATAATCATAATGTTTTTGAGACATTTAGTCTATTTTTTGAAATACTTAAATGGTACGACTAACATGCCAAAGTTTTCTCCATCTTCTTTACCAATATGCTTGTGATGTATTTTGTGTGCACGTCTAACACCACGTGCGTACCAATTATTGGCATTTCTAAACATTTTAAAGCGTTGATGGATAAAAATATCGTGTACTAAGAAGTAAGCTGCACCATAAGCCATAATACCTAATCCTATTGGTAATGTGTACCAAATATCTTCGTAACTCCATAAGTAAAAGCAAGTCATACTAACTATGGCATAAAAGATAAAAAAGGCATCATTACGCTCAAACCAGCTGTCGTGATCTTTTAGATGATGATCTTTATGAAGTGACCATAAAAATCCGTGCATGATGTATTTATGAGTAAACCATGCCATAAATTCCATTATAGAAAATGTGCCTAAAAAGATTAATATCCAATATATTGTTTTCATAGTCTATTATAATAAATTTAGCTGGTACTTTACAAAACTTCTAGTTAGTAATTCGGCTTTTTTGTAGTTAGGAACACGAATTCTTGTGTTTTTAATGTCTAAAGCAGGTGTAAGTTTAAGTTTTTTTAATAATTGCGAATAATATCTGTACGCTGTAAAGACACCAAATTTAGCTTCTATAGGTAGTAATCTTATTCCGTTTAAACCAGCTTTAAAATCATTTTCAATATCGTTAATTATAAATAATTTATCTTCTTCTGTAAGATTATTTAAATCTGTATTTGGGAAATAAGTACGATCTAAAGTCTCGTGATCTGCTTTTAAGTCTCTTAAAAAATTTACTTTTTGAAAAGCAGAACCTAACGACATAGCGCTATCTTTTAAGCTTTCAAATTGGTTTTGATCACCTTTAACAAATACCTTTAAACACATTAAACCAACTACATCTGCAGAGCCATAAATGTAATCTTTATATTCTTTATCTGTCGTGTACTTAACTTCAGAAAGGTCTAATCTCATGCTTTTCATAAACGCATCAACCATATGTTTTTCTATGTTATACTTGTGATATGTATGTTGAAACGCATTTAATATTGGGTTTAGACTAATTTTATTTTTTAGAGCTAATTCTAAATCGTTTTCAAAATTGTTAAATAATTCTTCTTTATTAAAATCGTGAAAAGAGTCTACAATCTCGTCTGCAAATCTTACAAAACCATAAATATTGTAAATATCTTGTCTTATAGATTTTGCTAGCATTTTTGTAGCCAAAGAAAAAGATGTGCTGTAAGCATTTGTTACTAGTTTGCTACAATTATTTGATACAGAATCGAATAAAGCTTTCATAATTATTGGTGGTTTTTAAGGATTAGCTCTGCTACTAATTTTCCAGATATTAACGCTGGCGGTACACCTGGACCAGGAACTGTTAATTGTCCTGTAAAGTAGAGATTATTAACTTTTTTACTTTTTAAATTAGGCCTTAAAAAGGCTGTTTGCAAAAGTGTATTTGCCATACCATACGCATTTCCTTTAAAAGAATTATAGTCTTTAATAAAGTCGTTTACACAAAAGCTATCTTTAAAGATAACATTATTTTTAATGCTTTGTTTGGTTAAGGCTTCAAATCTTGAAATTATAATATCGAAATATTGAGATCTAATTTCTGGTGTGTCTTCCAAGCCTGGTGCAATAGGAATTAAAAAGAAGGCATTCTCGCAACCTTCTGGCGCCATAGTTTGGTCTGAAACCGAAGGGAAGTTTGCGTAAAATAATGGTTGGTTAGGCCATTTAGGATTATCATAAATATCTTCAGCATGTGTTTCGAAATTAGTATCGAAAAACAAGTTGTGATGCGAGACATTTTTAAGTTTTTTATTTATCCCTAAATAAAATAATAGGGAAGAAGGTGCAAAGACTTTTTTATCCCAATATTTTTGTGAGTATTGTCTGTAATTTTCTGGTAAAAGTGTTTCGGTATGATGGTAATCTGCACCACTTATCAAAATATCAAAATGAATTTCTTTATCATTAACAGTTATAGCAGTTGCATTTTTATTAGATACAGATATGTTATTTACATTCGTATTAGTATGAATTTTAACACCTAAATCCTCTGCTATTTGTTGCATAGCTAGTATGATTTGATACATACCACCTTTAGGATGCCATGTTCCCAAACCAAAATCGGCATAATTCATAAAGTTGTAAAAAGAAGGTGTATTACTTGGTTTTGCACCTAAAAATAAAACCGGAAACTCTAATGTAGAAATTAATTTAGGGTTGTTAAATTTTTTTCTAACATCGTTGCTTATGGTTTTAAAAAACTGATCTAAGCGAACTATAGTGTCTTTTGTAACTAATTCTAATGGAGAAATTCCAGGTTTTAAAACAATTTTATTTATAGCTATATTATAATTGTCTGCAGCTTTATTTATAAATTTTTTAAGAGTAATAGAGCTACCATGTTCTATACGCTCAAATTCTTCACAAATCTTATCTAAAGAATCACCAATAGTTATGATGTCGTCACTGAAGAAAATTTTATAAGCAGGTGAAAGCTTGTCCAATTGATAAAAATCTGAAGTTGTTTTCCCAAAGTCGTTAAAAAACTTTTCGAAAATATCTGGCATCCAATACCAACTTGGGCCCATATCAAAAGTAAAACCGTCTTTTTTAAACTGTCTACAGCGTCCGCCAATACTTTCGTTTTTTTCAAAAACAGAAACATTATTCCCTTCTTTAGCTAAGTAGCAAGCTGCAGATAAGGCAGAAAATCCAGATCCTATTATGGCTATGTTTTTATTCATTTAATGTGTTCTATTAATGATTTTGTGGTTTGATGTAAATGGATCTTTTTGTCTGGCATAGAATTTAATCCTTCTGTTAGTTTACCAGATACATAAAATTCATTTTTAGTACCTTTTAATAATTTATCGTAGAATTCGTCTAAATATGAGAGCGTATTTTCTTTTTCAGGTTGTATTGTAAAACTCGAAACAAAACTTATTTTATTGTATTTAGAAATTAAGAAGACTAAGCTATCTATTGGTACAGATTGACCAAGGTAAATAGTGTGAAGTCCTCTTTTGGCTAGTTCAAAATTGGTATACATTATACCCAATTCGTGCATTTCATTTTCAGGTAAAAATATTACATACGTAGTTTCGTCTAAAGATGGAATAAAGTTTTTGTTAACTTCTTCTGTGTGTAGTAGTATCTTCTTTTTTATTAATTCAACAATAAAATGTTCGTGTGTTGGAGTAATTGTATCTGTTTGCCATAAGAGACCAACATGATTTAAAAGAGGAATAAAGACATCAAAGAATATTTCTCTGAATGACATTTCTTCAATTAATTTGTTGTATGTCTTGTGGAACAATCCTTGATCAAAATTTATCATTGCTAATTTTAATAGATTTATAGAATGATTATTTTGATCTTTACTTGCTGCGATTTCTTTAACAAGATTAGGGATTTCTGTCTCGCTAAGTTTTGCTATTTTAGATATTTTGTAACCATTATTGTTTAAAAAGCTAATATTTAAAATCTTTTGTAGACTTGATAAACTGTAATATCTAATATTAGTATCGGTTCTATTAGGCTGAAATAAATTGTAGCGCTTCTCCCATATTCTAATAGTATGCGCTTTTATCCCAGAAAGGTTTTCTAGGTCTTTAATGCTAAATTTTGTTTTAATACTGTTCATTGTTTAGCTAAAATAGTTAAACAAAATGATATTAAGAAAATTTAAGTCTTAATTTTTAGAAATAATTAACAAGTTTTAAAGTGCGCACGAGAAGACTCGAACTTCCACGACTTTTAAGTCACTAACCCCTCAAGCTAGCGCGTCTACCAATTCCGCCACGTGCGCTATAGAAAAATAAAGATAAAAAAAAAGTTAAGCTTTTAAGCTTAACTTTTTTTGTGACCGGGCTGGGGCTCGAACCCAGGACCCTCTCCTTAAAAGGGAGATGCTCTACCAACTGAGCTACCCGGTCATTGTTTGTTGTTTGCGGGTGCAAATATAAGAGCTTTTATTAATATTCCAACCCTAAATTGCATTTTTTTTTGTTTTTTTGTTGACTAAATAACTAATGGTTTTATAATCAGTGATTAACAAATAATAATGATTTTAGTTTTTTTAGGGTATATGGCTTCAGGAAAGTCTACTGTAGGTAAACATGTTGCGGAAATTTTAAATTATTCATTTATAGATTTGGATTTTTATATTGAAGAAAAAGAAAAAATGAAAGTAAAAGACATTTTTGAAACAAAAGGTGAAATTTACTTTAGAAAAATAGAGCATACTTATCTAAAAGATATTATAAATGAACAGAAAAATTGTGTTTTATCTTTAGGAGGAGGAACACCTTGTTTTTATGATTCAGTAGATTGGTTAAACACAATTAATAATGTTATAACAATTTATTTGAAAGCGAGTATAGATGTTATTACAACCAGATTAGTTAATGATACAATAAGACCATTAATTAGTCATTTAAAATCTAAAGAAGAAATTAAAGAGTTTATTGCTAAACATTTATTCGAGCGTTCTTTCTTTTATAATAAAGCTCAAATAAAATTAAATACTACTGATTTGAGCATTGAAGAAATAAGTGAAAAAATATTACTCGAATTATTCTAAGTAAGCTAACCAAGACTTATCGTTTAATTCGACTTGTACGTGTTCATGTAATGAGGTAGAAAGTGAAATTCCTTTAAAATCTGCTTTAACCGGGAATTTTTTATGATTTCTGTTCACTAAAACAGCTGTTTTAAACTGTTTTAAAGGCACTTCTAAAAAATGTTTTACACCATATATCAAAGTGCTCCCAGAATTTAAAACATCATCAATTAAAACTATGGATTTGTTTTTGTAATCATCTGATTTTAATGATGTGTTTATTGGATTTAATGGGTTCTTTTTATCAATTGTAACCTTGCAAATTATTGGTTTTATTGAAGAAATACTCTGTAGTTTAATTTTTAAATCTTCAGCTAAAGTATAACCATTTTTGTCTATACCAGCTAGAATAATTTCAGATTCATTAACATTAGCCTCGTAAATTTGATAGGCTATTCTTCTTAGTTTATTATCTATTTCAGAAGCGTTTAATATTACATTCTTATTGCTAGTCATTATTGTTGGTTTTTTAAATCTAAATCGTCTAAATCGCGTCTATCTTTTTTTGTAGGTCGTCCAGTTCCTTTTTTTCTATAGTAATCTTTAGCAAATTTAAGAAGTTCTTGAGTTTCAAAAGCAGATTTTGGGGTGTTATCAACACGATATATGTCAACTAACTTAGCTCCAACTCTGTTAGTTGGAATATCTAAAACAGTTAAAATATAATTTATTTGGTTTTTTCTAACTTCAATTTTATCTGTTGCATAAACTTCTCTACTTGGTTTTACAGTGTCTCCATTTACTTTAACATGCCCTTTTTTACAAGCTATAGAAGCCTGATTTCTTGTTTTAAAATACCTTACACACCATAAATACTTATCAATTCTCATACAAATTTTCTAAATTTGACGTTAACGTTATTGTGCAACATAGTATTAAAATGTATCTTGCCACCTCAAAAATAACAATATTGCATAAACCTTTTTAATATTAGTCTTTAATTTTAAAAAAGCAATCAAATTAAAATATATGAATTTTAGAAAAATTACTTTTTTAGCAGCTTTAGTTACTGTTTTCAATTTTTATTCTTGTAAAGATGATGAAGAAGTCGTTACGATTGAAGAACGAGATGAGACAGAAGTATATAATGAAGATATTTTAGAAATTGAAGAATTTTTATCTACACATACTTATAACTATCAAGATTTTGATTTTGATAATCCTTACACAATACAAAATGATAATTTTGAAATAGCGTTTGATAC from Mesoflavibacter profundi includes:
- a CDS encoding phytoene/squalene synthase family protein yields the protein MKALFDSVSNNCSKLVTNAYSTSFSLATKMLAKSIRQDIYNIYGFVRFADEIVDSFHDFNKEELFNNFENDLELALKNKISLNPILNAFQHTYHKYNIEKHMVDAFMKSMRLDLSEVKYTTDKEYKDYIYGSADVVGLMCLKVFVKGDQNQFESLKDSAMSLGSAFQKVNFLRDLKADHETLDRTYFPNTDLNNLTEEDKLFIINDIENDFKAGLNGIRLLPIEAKFGVFTAYRYYSQLLKKLKLTPALDIKNTRIRVPNYKKAELLTRSFVKYQLNLL
- a CDS encoding phytoene desaturase family protein, encoding MNKNIAIIGSGFSALSAACYLAKEGNNVSVFEKNESIGGRCRQFKKDGFTFDMGPSWYWMPDIFEKFFNDFGKTTSDFYQLDKLSPAYKIFFSDDIITIGDSLDKICEEFERIEHGSSITLKKFINKAADNYNIAINKIVLKPGISPLELVTKDTIVRLDQFFKTISNDVRKKFNNPKLISTLEFPVLFLGAKPSNTPSFYNFMNYADFGLGTWHPKGGMYQIILAMQQIAEDLGVKIHTNTNVNNISVSNKNATAITVNDKEIHFDILISGADYHHTETLLPENYRQYSQKYWDKKVFAPSSLLFYLGINKKLKNVSHHNLFFDTNFETHAEDIYDNPKWPNQPLFYANFPSVSDQTMAPEGCENAFFLIPIAPGLEDTPEIRSQYFDIIISRFEALTKQSIKNNVIFKDSFCVNDFIKDYNSFKGNAYGMANTLLQTAFLRPNLKSKKVNNLYFTGQLTVPGPGVPPALISGKLVAELILKNHQ
- a CDS encoding TlpA family protein disulfide reductase; translated protein: MKSIKPKLSLSNILFGLFIVLMIIPQSRQFIQIQLQKGLSVFSPSIEAEDERIQLKTFQWTLQDVNGNIYDFSLAKNKVVFINFWATWCPPCIAEMSDLDQLYNDYKDEVEFLFVTNDDSEKVKAFLTKNGYSLEVYYPMSNHPDFEVSSIPRTFLIDKNGKIVIDKTGVANWNGDKVRATIDKLLND
- a CDS encoding aconitate hydratase, whose product is MAFDIDMIKKVYSQMVERVDAAREVVGKPLTLSEKILYNHLWDGTPKTAFTRGKDYVDFAPDRIACQDATAQMALLQFMQAGKDKVAVPTTVHCDHLIQAKDGAEKDLKHANNVSKEVFEFLESVSNKYGIGFWKPGAGIIHQVVLENYAFPGGMMIGTDSHTVNAGGLGMVAIGVGGADAVDVMAGMAWELKFPKLIGVKLTGKLSGWTAPKDVILKVAEILTVKGGTGAIVEYFGPGATSMSCTGKGTICNMGAEIGATTSTFGYDDSMERYLRATDRSDVADAANKVREYLTADPEVYANPEQYFDQVIEINLSELNPLLNGPFTPDLSTPAGKEMTKKATDNDWPLQVEWGLIGSCTNSSYEDLSRASSIAQQALDKKLKTKAEFGINPGSEQVRYTTERDGILEIFEKLDATIFTNACGPCIGQWARYSDPKNAPKNSIVHSFNRNFAKRADGNPNTHAFVASPELTAAIAIAGRLDFNPMTDKLINEDGEEVMLDEPTGWELPPKGFEVKENGYLEPREDGSSVVVKVTEDSERLQLLTPFTPIGDSITGAKLLIKAFGKCTTDHISMAGPWLRFRGHLDNISNNCLIGAVNAYNKKTNFVKNQLTGEYGGVPDTQREYKKEGVWTVVVGDHNYGEGSSREHAAMEPRHLGVAAVIVKSFARIHETNLKKQGMLGLTFDNEADYDLIQEDDTFNFLDLNEFAPNKPLHIEVVHSDGSKDTIKVNHTYNEAQIEWYKAGSALNLIAAQNA
- a CDS encoding lycopene cyclase family protein, translating into MSQKHYDYIIVGNGLAGLQLALAFAKDSYFNYKSIALIDASTKTENDKTWSFWEKNNSTFSHLAYQSWQHATIYAEDQKISLNLKPYTYKSIRAIDFYAEAKAQLNQQDNITFLVETVTSVKEKNIVEVTTKTNNYTTNHVFDSRIPDAFFKDEKATTLIQHFKGWIIEAESDVFNENSFTMMDYRLKDNNQTTFMYVLPHTKNKALVEFTYFTENTVKNDHYDNYLKQYISEYLNINNYNIIETEVGQIPMTTFDFQSFNTSKITKIGTAGGWVKPSTGYSFKLTEKRVAKIIKNIKSNQPTTNGLFKNKYKFYDKVFLQVLKDNNEKGEWIFKQFYSKNSTPTMFEFLDEESSLFEDIKIMWSLFSFRFIKAFFKTL
- a CDS encoding phosphoribosyltransferase family protein; this translates as MTSNKNVILNASEIDNKLRRIAYQIYEANVNESEIILAGIDKNGYTLAEDLKIKLQSISSIKPIICKVTIDKKNPLNPINTSLKSDDYKNKSIVLIDDVLNSGSTLIYGVKHFLEVPLKQFKTAVLVNRNHKKFPVKADFKGISLSTSLHEHVQVELNDKSWLAYLE
- a CDS encoding RNA-binding S4 domain-containing protein, producing the protein MRIDKYLWCVRYFKTRNQASIACKKGHVKVNGDTVKPSREVYATDKIEVRKNQINYILTVLDIPTNRVGAKLVDIYRVDNTPKSAFETQELLKFAKDYYRKKGTGRPTKKDRRDLDDLDLKNQQ
- a CDS encoding MerR family transcriptional regulator — its product is MNSIKTKFSIKDLENLSGIKAHTIRIWEKRYNLFQPNRTDTNIRYYSLSSLQKILNISFLNNNGYKISKIAKLSETEIPNLVKEIAASKDQNNHSINLLKLAMINFDQGLFHKTYNKLIEEMSFREIFFDVFIPLLNHVGLLWQTDTITPTHEHFIVELIKKKILLHTEEVNKNFIPSLDETTYVIFLPENEMHELGIMYTNFELAKRGLHTIYLGQSVPIDSLVFLISKYNKISFVSSFTIQPEKENTLSYLDEFYDKLLKGTKNEFYVSGKLTEGLNSMPDKKIHLHQTTKSLIEHIK
- a CDS encoding sterol desaturase family protein; this translates as MKTIYWILIFLGTFSIMEFMAWFTHKYIMHGFLWSLHKDHHLKDHDSWFERNDAFFIFYAIVSMTCFYLWSYEDIWYTLPIGLGIMAYGAAYFLVHDIFIHQRFKMFRNANNWYARGVRRAHKIHHKHIGKEDGENFGMLVVPFKYFKK
- a CDS encoding shikimate kinase, which codes for MILVFLGYMASGKSTVGKHVAEILNYSFIDLDFYIEEKEKMKVKDIFETKGEIYFRKIEHTYLKDIINEQKNCVLSLGGGTPCFYDSVDWLNTINNVITIYLKASIDVITTRLVNDTIRPLISHLKSKEEIKEFIAKHLFERSFFYNKAQIKLNTTDLSIEEISEKILLELF